Genomic DNA from Bacteroidota bacterium:
GTTTATCATCTACCTACAAAATGAGGGATGAGTTTAAGAAGCGTAGAGAAATTGTTGTAAGCATGTTAAGTAAAATTAGTGGTGTTAAAACAAATGTGCCTGATGGTGCATTTTATTCACTTATTGATATTACCAGTTTCTTTGGAAAAAGCTATGGAAACTATACAATTGAGGATAGTAGCGATTTAGCTATGTTTTTATTAGAAGATGGCAATGTATCGGTTGTTACAGGAAGTGCATTTGGTGTCCCAGAGTGTGTACGTATTTCTTTTGCTACCTCCGAAGATAACTTGCGTAAAGCCATCGGACGGATTGAATCAAGCTTAAAAAAATTAAAATAGAAATTTGAAATTAAGTGTTCAGGAAATAAATAAAATTTTCACTGATTTTCAGAAAAAGAAGATTCTGGTTATCGGAGATGTGATGGTTGATGCTTATTGGTGGGGAAATGTAAACCGAATATCACCAGAAGCACCTGTTCCTGTTGTATTAGTAAATAAACGTGAATACCGCCTTGGAGGAGCAGCAAATGTAGCCCTCAATATAAAAGAAATGGGTGCAGAGCCTATATTAGTATCTTTGGTTGGTAATGACTTTGATGGAAATACGTTACTTGGTTTGCTTGACAAAAGAGATATTGAGAAAAAATATATTGCTCAATCAGCCAACAGGCCAACAACAGTTAAATCAAGAATAATTGCCAACGAGCAACAACAACTCATGCGAGTTGACAATGAGATTACCGCTATTATCAGCCAGAAAGAATCGGATGAAATTTATGAAAATGCTGTAAAGGCCATGAATAATGCCGATGCATTGGTTTTTGAGGATTATGATAAAGGTCTATTAAGTGCTCCTTTAATTGAACGAATTATTACTGAAGCGAATAAGAGGAATATTCCTGTTATTGTTGATCCCAAGAAAAATAATTTTTTCGATTATAAAAATGCAACACTCTTTAAGCCCAATTTAAAAGAATTACGTGAAGGTTTAGGGCTAACTATCCCAAAACCCATACAAATAGAAGACTTAAGAGAAGCTGCTCAACAGCTTTTCGATCG
This window encodes:
- a CDS encoding D-glycero-beta-D-manno-heptose-7-phosphate kinase; translated protein: MNKIFTDFQKKKILVIGDVMVDAYWWGNVNRISPEAPVPVVLVNKREYRLGGAANVALNIKEMGAEPILVSLVGNDFDGNTLLGLLDKRDIEKKYIAQSANRPTTVKSRIIANEQQQLMRVDNEITAIISQKESDEIYENAVKAMNNADALVFEDYDKGLLSAPLIERIITEANKRNIPVIVDPKKNNFFDYKNATLFKPNLKELREGLGLTIPKPIQIEDLREAAQQLFDRTNIKIAFITLSEAGVYINDRKKDMIVPSHKRSIYDVSGAGDTVGAIAALAIASGIGNSLLAMLTNIAGGLVCEQVGVVPINRDAYLSECIRLLAE